From one Parus major isolate Abel unplaced genomic scaffold, Parus_major1.1 Scaffold382, whole genome shotgun sequence genomic stretch:
- the LRRC46 gene encoding leucine-rich repeat-containing protein 46 isoform X2, with the protein MAEQGDSPCGAPEGTRPGATLSDSLVTTRSCSTGPLPTSTLRLDRENLSCIGKLRRMAEIHSLYLQQNQIEKIENLESFPNLRFLCLAGNRIQRVENLQALPQLSTLDLSHNQIRALDAEELPRSLRILDLTGNECSRQDGYRDLVVAALPHLLQLDSQPIHGDTAREEAGGGSCSSEEEEEDEELFPELRIPFTVDKDFLQDVQRELAGRARWRRRKSLEEHRARLEELRELRALLLDPGQGQLCPQGAQLSPLPASRVSQRAPGAIQPPGKALEKEPGAKGAGNGQLSQISCSSSKE; encoded by the exons ATGGCTGAGCAAGGGGACAGCCCGTGTGGGG CCCCCGAGGGGACACGGCCAGGAGCCACCCTGAGCGACAGCCTCGTCACCACCCGCAGCTG CTCCACGGGGCCGCTGCCCACCTCCACCCTCCGCTTGGACCGGGAGAACCTCTCCTGCATCGGGAAACTCCGGAGGATGGCAGAGATCCACAGCCTCTACCTGCAGCAG AACCAAATTGAGAAGATCGAGAATTTGGAGTCTTTTCCCAACCTGAG GTTCCTCTGCCTGGCTGGGAACCGCATCCAGAGGGTGGAGAACCTGCAggccctgccccagctgagcaCCCTGGACCTGTCCCACAACCAGATCCGGGCTCTGGACGCAG AGGAGCTGCCCCGCAGCCTCCGGATCCTCGACCTGACCGGGAACGAGTGCAGCCGGCAGGACGGATAcag GGATCTGGTGGTGGCAGCCCTGCcccacctcctgcagctggattCCCAGCCAATCCATGGAGACACGGCTCgggaagaggcaggaggaggctcctgcagcagcgaggaggaggaggaggatgaggagctgtTCCCTGAGCTGAGGATTCCCTTCACCGTGGACAAAG ATTTCCTGCAGGATGTGCAGCGGGAGCTGGCCGGGCGGGCGCGGTGGAGGCGGAGGAAGAGCCTGGAGGAGCACCGGGCGCGGCTGGAGGAGCTGCGGGAGCTccgggctctgctgctggacccggggcagggccagctctgTCCCCAAGGGGCACAGCTGTCACCTCTGCCAGCATCCAGGGTGTCCCAGCGAGCTCCTGGCGCCATCCAGCCCCCAGGCAAGGCTCTGGAGAAGGAGCCTGGTGCCAAAGGAGCGGGGAATGGGCAGTTATCCCAAAtatcctgcagcagcagcaaggaataA
- the MRPL10 gene encoding 39S ribosomal protein L10, mitochondrial, which produces MAALGGGGTRWRRAWLPALQLLRRGSKAVTRHWKAMHLQRQKLLALTEFLPPRPAVPPRCLPRHGTGEPRQVRPGPARHRHWEGFPAGLGTAGDTARPGLHRVWSAVGSCVHAEEGWAACRAEQSLPKGLEYSTPIPTCPFPGACIDGTILSRQGVESFARLPSLEVSQGQTVAALSLLSSQTSSLLQRGPAHLTALLDEHIRRLRDTAGAAEPPPGRSSGSH; this is translated from the exons ATGGCGGCGCTGGGAGGCGGCGGGACGCGATGGCGGCGGG CCTGGCTGCCCGCCCTGCAGCTGCTGCGGCGCGGCTCCAAGGCGGTGACCCGGCACTGGAAGGCGATGCACCTGCAGCGGCAGAAGCTGCTGGCCCTGACCGAGTTCCTGCCCCCGCGGCCGGCCGTGCCCCCGCGCTGCCTGCCCCGCCACGGCACCGGGGAACCGCGCCAGGTGAGGCCCGGCCCGGCACGGCACCGGCACTGGGAGGGGTTTCCTGCGggcctgggcacagcaggggacacagcccgGCCTGGCCTGCACAGGGTGTGGAGTGCTGTGG GGAGCTGTGTCCATGCAGAGGAGGGGTGGGCAGCCTGCAGGGCCGAGCAGTCCCTTCCCAAAGGTCTGGAATATTCCACGCCCATCCCGACCTGCCCTTTTCCAGGCGCCTGCATCGACGGCACCATCCTGAGCCGGCAGGGCGTGGAGAGCTTCGCCCGGCTgccgtccctggaggtgtcccaggggCAGACGGtggcagccctgtccctgctgtcctcccaaacctcctccctgctccagcgGGGTCCCGCTCACCTCACGGCGCTCCTGGACGAGCACATCCGACGGCTGCGGGACACGGCGGGAGCCGCGGAGCCTCCCCCGGGCCGGAGCTCTGGGAGTCACTGA
- the LRRC46 gene encoding leucine-rich repeat-containing protein 46 isoform X1, whose translation MPTPLEFQCFQTHLRVLRVLNFGVSPCPPHPIPCPEPPVGRCVASSIGWSNPRAFPKCDFSRSRQNKTKQNKQKKTTLGFCYFISQNQIEKIENLESFPNLRFLCLAGNRIQRVENLQALPQLSTLDLSHNQIRALDAEELPRSLRILDLTGNECSRQDGYRDLVVAALPHLLQLDSQPIHGDTAREEAGGGSCSSEEEEEDEELFPELRIPFTVDKDFLQDVQRELAGRARWRRRKSLEEHRARLEELRELRALLLDPGQGQLCPQGAQLSPLPASRVSQRAPGAIQPPGKALEKEPGAKGAGNGQLSQISCSSSKE comes from the exons ATGCCGACCCCACTGGAATTCCAGTGTTTCCAAACCCACCTGAGGGTGCTCAGGGTCCTGAATTTTGGGGTCTCTCCATGTCCTCCCCACCCCATTCCCTGTCCAGAACCTCCTGTGGGACGTTGTGTTGCCTCCAGCATTGGTTGGAGCAATCCCAGAGCGTTcccaaaatgtgatttttcacGCAgtagacaaaacaaaacaaaacaaaacaaacaaaaaaaaaccacgTTGGggttttgctattttatttccCAGAACCAAATTGAGAAGATCGAGAATTTGGAGTCTTTTCCCAACCTGAG GTTCCTCTGCCTGGCTGGGAACCGCATCCAGAGGGTGGAGAACCTGCAggccctgccccagctgagcaCCCTGGACCTGTCCCACAACCAGATCCGGGCTCTGGACGCAG AGGAGCTGCCCCGCAGCCTCCGGATCCTCGACCTGACCGGGAACGAGTGCAGCCGGCAGGACGGATAcag GGATCTGGTGGTGGCAGCCCTGCcccacctcctgcagctggattCCCAGCCAATCCATGGAGACACGGCTCgggaagaggcaggaggaggctcctgcagcagcgaggaggaggaggaggatgaggagctgtTCCCTGAGCTGAGGATTCCCTTCACCGTGGACAAAG ATTTCCTGCAGGATGTGCAGCGGGAGCTGGCCGGGCGGGCGCGGTGGAGGCGGAGGAAGAGCCTGGAGGAGCACCGGGCGCGGCTGGAGGAGCTGCGGGAGCTccgggctctgctgctggacccggggcagggccagctctgTCCCCAAGGGGCACAGCTGTCACCTCTGCCAGCATCCAGGGTGTCCCAGCGAGCTCCTGGCGCCATCCAGCCCCCAGGCAAGGCTCTGGAGAAGGAGCCTGGTGCCAAAGGAGCGGGGAATGGGCAGTTATCCCAAAtatcctgcagcagcagcaaggaataA